A genomic region of Rhizobium sp. NXC24 contains the following coding sequences:
- a CDS encoding methylenetetrahydrofolate reductase C-terminal domain-containing protein, which yields MADAVQKPGNAAAGAKAASGAYTPSGVSPNRRARRKYTVRLWAVRHSRFLEWFYHRFADAFLLLHPLWKAIGYGRVERPITVIERNVKGFLFDCRMCGQCALSSTGMSCPMNCPKQLRNGPCGGVRANGNCEVEPDMPCVWVQAWNGSRNMVNGDAILNVQKPVNQSLRETSSWLRVTAEAAAAREATKKEA from the coding sequence ATGGCTGATGCTGTCCAGAAACCCGGCAATGCCGCAGCGGGTGCGAAGGCAGCCAGCGGCGCCTATACGCCATCAGGTGTTTCGCCGAACCGCCGCGCCCGTCGCAAATACACCGTCCGTCTCTGGGCCGTGCGTCATTCGCGCTTCCTCGAGTGGTTTTATCATCGCTTCGCCGACGCCTTCCTCCTGCTGCATCCGCTCTGGAAGGCGATCGGCTATGGGCGCGTCGAACGGCCGATCACCGTGATCGAGCGCAATGTGAAAGGTTTTCTCTTCGATTGCCGCATGTGCGGCCAATGCGCATTGTCGTCGACCGGCATGTCCTGTCCGATGAACTGTCCGAAGCAGTTGCGCAACGGACCTTGTGGCGGCGTGCGCGCCAATGGCAATTGCGAAGTCGAGCCCGACATGCCCTGCGTCTGGGTGCAGGCCTGGAACGGCTCGCGCAACATGGTCAATGGGGACGCGATCTTGAATGTGCAGAAGCCGGTGAACCAGTCGCTGCGCGAAACATCCTCGTGGCTGCGCGTGACGGCGGAAGCTGCGGCAGCGCGCGAAGCGACGAAGAAGGAAGCCTGA
- a CDS encoding methylenetetrahydrofolate reductase has translation MAHIDENPLGAHLPLDPLPGHSSLGRLERVLRRGEFAVTAELNPPDSANPEDVYERASIFDGWVDGINAVDASGANCHMSSVGICALLTRMGYAPIMQIACRDKNRIAIQGDVLGAAAMGVCNIMCLTGDGVQAGDQPGAKPVFDLDCMSLLETVRIMRDNAKFLSGRKLTSPPKVFLGAAINPFAPPYDFRPYRLAKKIEAGAQFVQSQYCYDVPMFRDYMKKVRDLGLDEKCFILVGVGPLASAKTARWMRSNVPGVHIPDAVIKRLEGAQDQKKEGKQLCIDIINEVKEIVGVSGIHVMAYRQEEYVAEMVHESGVLKGRQPWKHEASRTDDLVAERLEHIRGGMEENQQQMAEAAAHHPPHQTH, from the coding sequence ATGGCGCATATTGATGAAAATCCGCTTGGCGCGCATCTGCCGCTCGATCCCCTGCCCGGCCATTCCTCGCTTGGGCGACTGGAGCGCGTGTTGCGTCGCGGCGAGTTCGCCGTCACGGCAGAGCTGAACCCGCCCGACAGCGCCAACCCCGAAGACGTCTACGAACGCGCCTCGATCTTCGATGGCTGGGTGGACGGGATCAACGCGGTCGATGCCTCCGGCGCCAATTGCCACATGTCCTCGGTCGGCATCTGCGCGCTGCTGACGCGCATGGGCTATGCGCCGATCATGCAGATCGCCTGCCGCGACAAGAACCGCATCGCCATTCAAGGCGACGTGCTGGGCGCTGCCGCCATGGGCGTCTGCAACATCATGTGCCTGACCGGCGACGGCGTTCAGGCCGGCGACCAGCCGGGCGCCAAACCGGTTTTCGATCTCGACTGCATGTCGCTGCTCGAAACCGTGCGCATCATGCGCGACAACGCCAAGTTCCTCTCAGGCCGTAAGCTGACGTCTCCGCCGAAAGTCTTTCTCGGCGCAGCTATCAATCCCTTTGCGCCGCCCTACGACTTTCGGCCCTATCGCCTGGCGAAGAAAATCGAGGCCGGCGCGCAGTTTGTTCAAAGCCAGTATTGCTACGACGTGCCGATGTTCCGCGACTATATGAAAAAGGTCAGGGATCTCGGTCTGGATGAGAAATGCTTCATCCTCGTCGGTGTCGGACCACTGGCTTCCGCCAAAACCGCGCGCTGGATGCGCTCGAACGTGCCGGGCGTGCATATTCCGGACGCCGTGATCAAGCGCCTCGAAGGTGCTCAGGATCAGAAGAAGGAAGGCAAGCAGCTCTGCATCGACATCATCAACGAGGTGAAGGAGATCGTGGGCGTTTCCGGCATCCATGTCATGGCTTATCGCCAGGAAGAATATGTCGCCGAGATGGTACATGAATCGGGCGTCCTGAAAGGTCGCCAGCCCTGGAAGCACGAGGCAAGCCGCACCGATGACCTCGTCGCCGAGCGGCTGGAGCATATCCGCGGCGGCATGGAGGAGAACCAGCAGCAAATGGCCGAAGCCGCCGCCCATCATCCGCCGCACCAGACGCATTGA
- a CDS encoding virulence factor, translating to MADRIVVYWRDIPAQVIIKKGRQTAKRELSLRFTEAIDMCAMRTGAAETDDYLAEWRKADPVPVSDDLEAEADSAASELEAAYDRERLVALVKAGGRDNG from the coding sequence ATGGCAGATCGCATTGTCGTCTACTGGCGGGACATTCCTGCCCAGGTCATCATCAAGAAAGGACGGCAAACGGCGAAGCGTGAATTGTCACTGCGCTTCACTGAAGCGATCGACATGTGCGCCATGCGCACCGGCGCCGCCGAGACCGACGATTATCTGGCCGAATGGCGCAAGGCCGATCCCGTGCCGGTTTCCGACGATCTGGAGGCAGAGGCAGACAGCGCCGCAAGCGAACTCGAAGCCGCCTATGATCGCGAGCGCCTGGTGGCATTGGTGAAGGCCGGAGGCCGTGACAATGGCTGA
- a CDS encoding ASKHA domain-containing protein codes for MPSGKRGRFAVGTPVLEAARQLGVYVESVCGGRATCGRCQVSVQEGNFAKHKIVSANDHLSPIGPKERRYAEVRDLPDGRRLSCSALIQGDLVIDVPQDTVINAQVVRKAADERVIARDTAVHMCYVEVEEPDMHKPSGDLDRLKAALAADWKYDNLEVDFHIIPQLQSILRKGEWKVTAAIHRDQEGDHPRLIALYPGLKNEAYGIACDIGSTTIAMHLSSLLSGRTVASAGASNPQIRFGEDLMSRVSYVMMNPDGRGAMTNAVREALNGLIDKVCADGGVSRQDILDAVFVGNPIMHHLFLGIDPTELGGAPFALAVSGAVHLTATDVGLPMNAGTRIYMLPCIAGHVGADAAAATLAEGPHRQDEMMLLVDIGTNAEIVLGNSNRVVAASSPTGPAFEGAEISSGQRAAPGAIERVRIDPITLEPRYRVIGIEPWSDEPGFAEAAATVGVTGICGSAIIEVVAEMFLTGIISEDGVVDGSMMARSPRILQNGRTFSYLVRDGEPRITVTQNDIRAIQLAKAALYAGVKLLMDKQGVDHVDRIGLAGAFGTFIDPKYAMVLGLIPDCVLDKVKAVGNAAGTGARMALLNRGHRREIEETVSKIEKIETALESKFQEHFVHAMALPNKVDAFPELSKVVTLPERKQLADDASGEGGGRRRRRSRE; via the coding sequence ATGCCCTCCGGCAAGCGTGGCCGTTTTGCGGTCGGCACACCGGTGCTGGAGGCAGCACGGCAGCTTGGTGTCTATGTTGAGAGCGTCTGCGGCGGCCGCGCGACATGCGGACGCTGCCAGGTGTCCGTGCAGGAAGGCAATTTCGCCAAACATAAGATCGTCTCCGCCAACGACCATCTTTCGCCGATCGGCCCCAAGGAAAGGCGCTACGCCGAAGTCCGCGACTTGCCGGATGGGCGCCGCCTCTCCTGTTCGGCCCTGATCCAGGGCGATCTGGTCATAGACGTACCGCAGGATACGGTGATCAACGCGCAGGTGGTCCGCAAGGCCGCCGACGAACGCGTCATCGCCCGCGATACGGCCGTGCATATGTGCTACGTCGAGGTCGAAGAACCGGACATGCACAAACCATCCGGCGATCTCGACCGGCTGAAAGCCGCATTGGCCGCCGACTGGAAATACGACAATCTCGAAGTCGATTTCCATATCATCCCGCAGCTGCAATCGATTCTGCGCAAGGGCGAGTGGAAGGTTACGGCCGCGATCCACCGGGATCAGGAGGGCGACCATCCGCGCCTGATCGCGCTTTATCCAGGCCTGAAGAATGAAGCCTACGGGATTGCCTGCGACATCGGCTCGACGACGATCGCCATGCATCTCTCTTCGCTGTTGTCGGGCCGAACGGTGGCATCCGCGGGCGCGTCCAACCCGCAGATCCGCTTTGGCGAAGATCTTATGAGCCGCGTTTCGTATGTGATGATGAATCCGGACGGGCGCGGCGCCATGACCAACGCCGTGCGCGAAGCGCTGAACGGACTGATCGACAAAGTCTGCGCCGATGGCGGCGTATCGCGCCAGGACATTCTGGACGCCGTCTTCGTCGGCAATCCGATCATGCACCATCTTTTCCTCGGCATCGATCCGACTGAGCTCGGCGGCGCGCCCTTCGCCCTCGCCGTCTCCGGCGCCGTGCATCTGACCGCGACTGACGTCGGCCTGCCGATGAATGCCGGCACACGCATCTATATGTTGCCCTGCATCGCCGGCCATGTTGGCGCCGATGCTGCCGCGGCAACGCTGGCCGAAGGGCCGCACCGGCAGGACGAAATGATGCTGCTGGTCGATATCGGCACGAACGCTGAAATCGTGCTCGGCAATAGCAATCGTGTCGTCGCAGCCTCCTCACCGACCGGCCCAGCCTTCGAAGGCGCCGAGATTTCCAGCGGCCAACGCGCCGCTCCCGGCGCCATCGAGCGCGTTCGGATCGATCCCATCACGCTGGAGCCGCGCTACCGTGTCATCGGCATCGAACCATGGTCGGACGAACCCGGTTTTGCGGAGGCCGCGGCCACAGTCGGGGTCACCGGCATTTGCGGCTCGGCCATCATCGAGGTGGTCGCCGAGATGTTCCTGACCGGCATCATCTCCGAAGATGGCGTCGTCGACGGCAGCATGATGGCACGCTCGCCGCGCATCCTGCAGAACGGCCGCACCTTCTCCTATCTCGTGCGCGACGGCGAACCCCGCATCACAGTGACGCAGAACGATATCCGCGCCATTCAGCTCGCCAAGGCCGCCCTTTATGCCGGCGTCAAGCTGCTGATGGACAAGCAGGGCGTCGACCATGTCGACCGCATCGGCCTTGCCGGCGCCTTCGGCACCTTCATCGACCCGAAATACGCCATGGTGCTCGGCCTGATCCCGGACTGCGTCCTCGACAAGGTGAAGGCAGTCGGCAACGCCGCCGGCACGGGCGCGCGCATGGCGCTCCTCAACCGCGGCCACCGCCGCGAAATCGAGGAAACCGTCAGCAAGATCGAGAAGATAGAGACGGCGCTTGAATCAAAGTTTCAGGAGCATTTCGTTCACGCCATGGCCCTGCCGAACAAGGTCGACGCCTTCCCGGAACTGTCGAAGGTCGTGACATTGCCGGAACGCAAGCAACTTGCTGATGATGCGAGCGGCGAAGGCGGCGGCCGCAGACGCCGCCGCAGCCGCGAGTAA
- a CDS encoding methyltetrahydrofolate cobalamin methyltransferase has protein sequence MTRTIVASATREIIIGFDQPFCVIGERINPTGRKKLAAEMIEGNFDTVIKDALEQVAAGATMLDVNAGVTSVNPNETEPGLLVQTLEIVQGLVDVPLSIDSSVTAAIEAALKVAKGRPLVNSVTGEEEKLEAILPLVKKYDVPVVAISNDETGISMDPDVRFAVAKKIVERAMDHGIKPHDIVVDPLVMPIGALGDAGRQVFALLHRLRNELKVNTTCGLSNISFGLPHRHGINAGFIPMVIGAGMTSAIMNPCRPQEMEAVRAANVLNGTDANCTNWIMTYRDYKPAEGGAAAAATAAPAAGGGRRGGRAARAGASAARE, from the coding sequence ATGACGCGCACCATCGTTGCTTCAGCCACTCGCGAAATCATCATCGGTTTCGACCAACCCTTTTGCGTGATTGGCGAACGCATCAACCCGACGGGGCGCAAAAAGCTGGCCGCCGAGATGATCGAAGGCAATTTCGATACGGTCATCAAGGACGCGCTGGAACAGGTGGCCGCCGGCGCAACCATGCTGGACGTCAACGCTGGCGTCACCTCGGTCAACCCAAACGAGACCGAGCCGGGCCTGCTGGTGCAGACGCTGGAAATCGTCCAGGGCCTCGTCGACGTGCCGCTGTCGATCGACAGCTCGGTGACGGCCGCTATCGAGGCGGCGCTGAAGGTCGCCAAGGGCCGGCCGCTGGTCAACTCCGTCACCGGCGAGGAAGAGAAGCTCGAGGCCATCCTGCCGCTGGTGAAAAAGTACGACGTGCCCGTCGTCGCCATTTCCAATGACGAGACCGGCATTTCCATGGACCCCGATGTTCGCTTCGCCGTCGCCAAGAAGATCGTCGAACGCGCCATGGATCACGGCATCAAGCCGCATGACATCGTCGTCGATCCGCTCGTCATGCCGATCGGTGCGCTGGGCGACGCCGGCCGTCAGGTCTTCGCGCTGCTACACCGCCTGCGCAACGAGCTGAAGGTCAACACCACCTGCGGCCTCTCCAACATTTCCTTCGGCCTGCCGCACCGCCATGGCATCAACGCCGGCTTCATCCCGATGGTGATCGGTGCTGGCATGACCTCGGCGATCATGAACCCGTGCCGCCCGCAGGAAATGGAAGCCGTGCGCGCCGCCAACGTGCTGAACGGCACCGACGCGAATTGCACCAACTGGATCATGACCTATCGCGACTATAAGCCGGCAGAGGGTGGCGCGGCAGCAGCAGCCACGGCGGCGCCGGCAGCGGGCGGCGGTCGGCGTGGTGGACGCGCGGCCCGCGCTGGGGCAAGCGCAGCGAGGGAATAA
- a CDS encoding DUF1638 domain-containing protein produces the protein MDIDRQKAETTTPRDKRTIAQKVHVIACGAIAREILAIARINSLDHIDLHCLPAIYHSYPQKIAPALKDAIANARSRGFEKIFIGYADCGTGGDIDRICEREGIERLSGPHCYSFFSGNDAFAARDDDITSFFLTDFLARQFEAFVIVPLGLDRHPELKEMYFGNYRKVVYLSQEEDPALQEKAKAAAAYLGLDYEYRFTGYGDLARELLAV, from the coding sequence ATGGATATTGATCGACAAAAGGCGGAGACAACGACTCCGCGAGATAAACGCACAATCGCGCAAAAGGTTCATGTGATCGCGTGCGGTGCAATCGCGCGCGAAATATTGGCGATCGCCAGAATTAATAGCCTCGATCATATCGACCTGCACTGTCTTCCCGCCATCTATCACTCCTATCCACAGAAGATCGCGCCCGCGCTTAAAGACGCGATTGCCAATGCCCGCTCGCGCGGCTTCGAGAAGATTTTTATTGGCTATGCCGATTGCGGCACGGGTGGCGATATCGACAGGATCTGCGAGCGCGAAGGTATCGAGCGCCTCTCCGGCCCGCACTGCTATTCCTTCTTCAGCGGCAACGACGCTTTTGCCGCCCGCGACGACGACATCACCTCGTTTTTCCTCACCGATTTTTTGGCCCGCCAGTTCGAAGCCTTCGTCATCGTGCCCCTCGGCCTCGACCGGCACCCGGAGCTGAAGGAAATGTATTTCGGCAATTACCGGAAGGTCGTCTATCTCTCGCAGGAAGAGGATCCGGCGCTTCAGGAAAAGGCGAAGGCGGCGGCAGCCTATCTCGGCCTCGACTACGAATACCGCTTCACAGGCTATGGCGATCTCGCCCGCGAATTGCTGGCGGTCTGA
- a CDS encoding LysR family transcriptional regulator, producing MIWCLKSEKLKDAVMTVPFRRPIPLLDNEVLRTFVAIAETGNFSTAADAVYRTPSAVSMQIKKLEEQLGVTLFLRDARSVSLTQHGEMLLSYARNILALSNEAVSRFIMPELSGVVRLGAPDDIGERLLPSILRSFSESYPGIMVDVTVDMSLQLKKRIEEQRLDLALINCATRPFPTDGEVIYTERLVWAGAKCGTAYRRDPLPISIWEDGCIWRSEALAQLERHKRPYRVSYLSAHTMAQRAAVVSDLAVAPFPRSYVTEDMEILGQNEGLPELTSFDIRLLTASQMTGPMKAVADSIRQAFIEIGRKMAA from the coding sequence ATGATATGGTGCTTAAAATCAGAAAAATTGAAGGATGCCGTTATGACCGTACCGTTTCGCCGGCCCATACCGTTGCTCGACAATGAAGTTCTGCGCACCTTCGTCGCCATTGCCGAAACCGGCAATTTTTCGACCGCCGCCGATGCGGTCTATCGCACGCCGTCCGCCGTCTCGATGCAGATCAAGAAGCTGGAAGAGCAACTCGGCGTGACGCTGTTCCTGCGCGACGCGCGTTCCGTCAGCCTGACGCAGCATGGCGAAATGCTGCTTTCCTATGCCCGCAACATCCTGGCTCTATCCAACGAGGCCGTGTCGCGCTTCATCATGCCGGAGCTTAGCGGCGTCGTGCGGCTTGGCGCGCCCGACGATATCGGTGAGCGCCTGCTGCCGAGCATTTTGAGGAGTTTTTCGGAGAGTTATCCGGGCATCATGGTCGATGTTACCGTCGACATGAGTCTTCAGTTGAAGAAGCGCATCGAGGAGCAGCGGCTGGATTTGGCCCTGATCAACTGCGCGACGCGGCCTTTCCCGACCGATGGTGAGGTTATATATACCGAGCGCTTGGTCTGGGCCGGCGCAAAATGCGGTACGGCTTACCGCCGCGATCCATTGCCGATCTCGATTTGGGAAGACGGCTGCATCTGGCGATCGGAAGCCTTGGCGCAACTAGAGCGGCACAAGCGGCCATATCGTGTTTCCTACCTCAGCGCACATACGATGGCGCAGCGCGCCGCCGTGGTTTCGGACTTGGCGGTGGCGCCGTTCCCGCGCTCCTACGTCACGGAGGACATGGAAATCCTTGGGCAGAATGAGGGGCTGCCGGAACTCACATCCTTCGACATTCGCCTGCTGACGGCATCGCAGATGACAGGGCCGATGAAGGCGGTGGCCGACAGCATCCGGCAGGCGTTCATAGAGATCGGGCGGAAAATGGCCGCATAA
- a CDS encoding entericidin codes for MTTPTLTKIAAACAILMALASCANTIRGMGRDSANAVNATQDAGHKVKKAAQ; via the coding sequence ATGACTACACCGACACTGACCAAAATCGCCGCCGCCTGCGCGATCCTCATGGCACTCGCTTCATGCGCCAACACAATTCGCGGCATGGGCAGAGATAGCGCCAACGCCGTCAACGCGACCCAGGATGCCGGCCATAAGGTCAAAAAGGCGGCTCAATAA
- a CDS encoding B12-binding domain-containing protein, with protein MSDDEIILAELSDEELVQQMHDDLYDGLKEEIEEATNILLERGWTPYDILTQALVEGMRIVGIDFRDGILFVPEVLLSANAMKAGMSILRPLLAETGAPKLGKMVIGTVKGDIHDIGKNLVGMMMEGAGFDVIDLGINNPVENYLDAIEREQPDILGMSALLTTTMPYMKVVIDTLKEKGMRDDYVVLVGGAPLNEEFGKAVGADAYCRDAAVAVETAKDFMKRKHNSHAASA; from the coding sequence ATGTCTGACGATGAAATCATTCTCGCGGAACTTTCGGACGAGGAACTCGTGCAGCAGATGCACGATGACCTCTATGACGGACTGAAGGAGGAAATCGAGGAAGCGACCAATATCCTCCTCGAACGTGGCTGGACGCCTTACGATATCCTGACCCAGGCGCTTGTCGAAGGCATGCGCATCGTCGGCATCGACTTTCGCGATGGCATTCTCTTCGTTCCCGAAGTGCTGCTTTCCGCCAATGCGATGAAGGCCGGCATGTCGATCCTGCGGCCGCTGCTGGCCGAGACCGGTGCGCCGAAGCTCGGCAAGATGGTGATCGGCACCGTCAAGGGCGACATTCACGATATCGGCAAGAACCTCGTCGGCATGATGATGGAAGGCGCTGGTTTCGATGTCATCGACCTCGGCATCAACAATCCGGTCGAAAACTATCTCGACGCCATCGAGCGTGAACAGCCTGATATTCTTGGCATGTCGGCGCTGCTGACGACGACGATGCCCTACATGAAGGTTGTCATCGACACGCTCAAGGAAAAGGGCATGCGGGACGATTACGTGGTCCTCGTCGGCGGTGCGCCGTTGAACGAAGAGTTCGGCAAGGCGGTCGGTGCCGATGCCTACTGCCGTGACGCGGCCGTCGCGGTCGAAACCGCCAAGGACTTTATGAAGCGCAAGCACAACAGCCACGCTGCCAGCGCCTAA